Genomic DNA from Pelosinus sp. UFO1:
CATTTTGGCTTTAACATTAAAACTTTCCAAGGTATTTTCCAAAATTTTAGCATTATTGGCTACTTCTTTTGCTCTTTTACTATCTGTTTGATTCGTTGATTTTTGTAGTAGAGATAGTGGTGGCAATATATAACCCGCAAAAGGCTTAGTTTCAGGCTCTAATACCGAATGATCATTTTCAATTTTTCCTTTAGCAACCTGTTTTGCTTTTATTTCTATATTACTTTCTTGTACTTGATGAATAGGCTCTTCCGTCCGTGCTTTAGAACGAGATTCTTCTTGTTCTTGTAAAGCTGCTTGCTCTAATAAACGATCTAATAATGGTTTTTCAGCTAAACTTGCCGCTTGTTCTAGTACTACTGTCTCTTGCGGGCTTTCTTGTTTATTATTTATTTTAGCGAACTTTCGATCCTTTTCTTGATTATAAAATTTACCGACCTTCTCAATTTGTTCAATGGCAGTAGATAATCCTTGCTGCGTTTTTTCTTTTGCAGAAACAAAAGTCTGATATAATGACCAAGTTGTTGCAATTAAGATACCACATAAACTAGATGATATTAATAAGACAAAGGATCCATAAAAACCAAAAAATTTACGTAAGATAAATAGTAACATACCACCAACAACACCACCGCCACTGACTAAACTTTCTGGAAGTATTTCTTTATTTTCACTGATTAAAAAATGATGTGCTAAGCCCAATAAGGAAATATACAATAAAGATAATCCCCAAAAGCGAACACTATATATAATTCCATGATCTGTTTTTATATAGAAGCCACCAATAATCATCATAAGCAAAGGAATTACAAAAGCCCCTACACCAAAAGTATACTTCAGAAATTTAGATATATACAATCCAATAGAACCCGTATTAAAATCCAATATACTAATAATCGAAATAATACCTGCTGACAGAAGAAATATACCCACTACTTCAGAGCGAAGCCTTGGATTTATATTGCATCTATGTTCTGATTGTCGATTTTTACTGCTTTTATTAGACAATATGTACCACCTAATTCTTTCTATTATTCTAATCCGTATTATACCATCTCTTAGAGGTACTCTACAAATATTTTAGGAACGTATGTTTGTTTTTTATTATTAATACTATATCTCTTTTGAAAAAACTTTCCTAGTAAATTTTAACTCGCTATAATATAAGTACAATTAATATTACTTGGAGGTAATTATGGATACTCGCTATCTCCTTCGTGCTGCAATGATTGCCGTTTTATATACAAGCCTAACTTATGCTCTAGCACCTATCTCCTATGGTCCCTTACAATTTCGCCTAAGCGAAGCCCTTACCTTGCTCCCTATTCTCTTCCCCGAGGCTATCTATGGATTATTTATCGGTACATTAGCCGCTAATATATCCGGCGGATTAGGTCTGTGGGACATTGTAGGCGGCAGCCTTGCTACGCTGCTGGCAGCTTGGTGCACTTATCGATTTAGAATGAATTTTTTTGCCTACCTGTCTCCCATCATTATTAATGCTCTTATTGTAGGCAGCTATCTTTCTATATTATATGCCATGCCTTATTGGTTTACAATATTATCCATTTGTGTAAGTGAAGCAATTATTGTCTTTGCTATTGGTTATCCGCTTATCATAATACTAAAAAAATATAGGATTTAATAGTTCCTTTTTTTAAAAATGACTCTATAGAGTTTTTACTCTATAGAGTCTCATTTTTATTACATCGTAGAAGCTTTCTTAATTATCATTTTTCCATAGAGAGCTACTAATCCATAAATTAATCCAGAGCCAATCAGTGCAGAACATACATAGCTAATACTCTCAACTACTTTTCCTTCTCCTAAAATAGGAATTGTATAATCAGGAAAAATAGCAGCCCACCACTCCTGCGCCTGTTCAAATCCTTGAGGTACATACCCTAC
This window encodes:
- a CDS encoding QueT transporter family protein, whose translation is MDTRYLLRAAMIAVLYTSLTYALAPISYGPLQFRLSEALTLLPILFPEAIYGLFIGTLAANISGGLGLWDIVGGSLATLLAAWCTYRFRMNFFAYLSPIIINALIVGSYLSILYAMPYWFTILSICVSEAIIVFAIGYPLIIILKKYRI
- a CDS encoding PDGLE domain-containing protein — encoded protein: MKQKYGIILLIMALLSPLGLIAEGTAWGEWGLEDLTELVGYVPQGFEQAQEWWAAIFPDYTIPILGEGKVVESISYVCSALIGSGLIYGLVALYGKMIIKKASTM